A stretch of the Argentina anserina chromosome 6, drPotAnse1.1, whole genome shotgun sequence genome encodes the following:
- the LOC126798887 gene encoding LOW QUALITY PROTEIN: probable ubiquitin-conjugating enzyme E2 33 (The sequence of the model RefSeq protein was modified relative to this genomic sequence to represent the inferred CDS: substituted 1 base at 1 genomic stop codon), which translates to MAEKSCVKRLQWEYRALCKEPVSHVVARPSPNDILEWYYVLEEEGTPFAGGYYYGKIKFPPEYPYKPPGISMTTPNGXFMTQKKICLSTSDFHPESWNPMWSVSSILTGLLSFMMDNSPTTGSVNTTVAEKQRLAKTSLAFNAKKSTGTRYSLFLSFITSII; encoded by the exons ATGGCGGAGAAATCATGTGTCAAGCGCTTACAGTGGGAATATAGAGCACTGTGTAAG GAACCTGTTTCTCATGTTGTGGCCCGTCCCTCCCCAAATGACATTCTTGAGTGGT ACTACGTTTTAGAGGAAGAAGGAACACCTTTTGCAG GTGGATATTATTATGGAAAGATCAAGTTTCCTCCAGAGTATCCCTATAAACCACCGGGAATCAG CATGACTACTCCAAATGGATGATTCATGACTCAGAAGAAAATCTGTTTGTCTACGAGTGATT TTCATCCTGAAAGTTGGAATCCAATGTGGTCAGTATCAAG CATACTTACAGGACTTCTTTCATTCATG ATGGATAATAGTCCTACAACTGGAAGCGTGAACACTACTGTAGCTGAGAAGCAACGTTTGGCAAAGACTTCTCTTGCTTTTAATGCCAAGAAGAGCACTGGGACCAGATACAGTTTATTCTTATCTTTTATTACTTCCATAATTTAG